Below is a genomic region from Hevea brasiliensis isolate MT/VB/25A 57/8 chromosome 3, ASM3005281v1, whole genome shotgun sequence.
ttttttattttcttcctaTATATAAAAGCGTTTGCATATATTAGATTAAGCAAGAGTAGTTGTGAATTGGACAAATCATAATTAACCACGTGgattaattaattagaataatTGCTTAGGAAATAACTTCTTAAATCTATAAATCAACATTTCCTTTATTACACAAAAATGTTTATATTGTCTCCTTTATTTGCGTTTAACGTTAAACAAAATTTAATCAGACTAGACTAAATCAATCTtattgattaataaaaaaaaattctaataaccCTCAACAATAAGAgagcatatttattattattaaagaatATATTAAATCTAGCTAAGCTACTTTGTCAAGTCATCAAATTTTTTGATGTGCATAATATCTTCTATCAGATTTTATCATAAATTATTCTTTGAAAAAAAAACTTGGTGGAGGGAGGGGAGGCTGTCTTTATCGTAAACTACTGTACAGAAGAAGTCGATCTATATATAGACTAGATTGTGATTCATAATTTCATAACAGCTATAGAGAAAGTAGAGAATGGAAGAGAGGCTTCTTGGATCAGAAGAAAAAGATTCTAATGATTTGAAAGGGAGGATTTTGGTAGAAAACAAGAAAATATGGAAGGTTGGATTTCCTGCTATGTTAGCAAGAGTAACACAATTTGGAATGTTTGTGGTAACACAAGCTTTCATTGGACATGTTGGGGAACTACAACTTGCAGGTTATGCACTCATCCAAATCATTACCATTCGATTTGCAAATGGGATATTGGTAAAGAgactttttcttttaaatttcttttcttgcAGCTTTTTCCTCTTTTCACCTTTCCAAGAACATGGTATCTGATTAAAATATATCTTCACATGATTTTTAATTCCCATGATGCATTTATGTAGCTAGGAATGTCAAGTGCCACTGAGACTCTTTGTGGGCAAGCGTTTGGAGCACGACAATACCACATGATGGGTATCTACTTGCAAAGATCTTGCATCATCAATCTTATCACTGCAACAATATTGCTTCCTGTCTTCATATTCTCAGGGAAAATTTTCAGGCTACTGGGTGAGGAAGAAGAAATTTCCAAAACTGCTGGATATATCTCTCTGTGGTTCATTCCTATTCCCTACTTCTTTTCCTTGGCTATTACCATACAACAGTACTTGCAAACTCAGCTCAAGAACATGATTGTTGGGTGGCTTTCTGCTTACTCTTTTGTACTTCATGTGCTATTGTCATGGATTTTTGTGAGCAGGCTGAACTGGGGAATTCCTGGAGCTATGAGTGCTATGAATATTTCAAGTTGGTTGGTCGTAATTGGAGAGCTAGTTTATGTCTTTGGTGGCTGGTGTCCTGATACTTGGAGAGGATTCACTTTAGCTGCCTTCACTAATCCAATTCCTGTAATAAAGCTCTCAATTTCCTCAGGTGTGATGCTTTGGTAAGTCCGTTTCCTTCTCCAGGCTACTGGTCGAGGCAAGAATTTCCTACTGTTACTTTGAGTTTCACACTCCCCAAGCACTATTACTTATGCAACTTCAGAAAAACTCTGTTTCGCTTCTATTGCTTAAATGCAAGTTCTCTCTCTAATATTCCATTTTTCTTTTACTCATGGCTTCTCCTTTACTAGCTTAGAGTTATGGTACAATGCTGCTTTAGTCCTCTTCGCAGGATACATGAAAAATGCAACAACTCAAGTATCTGCCCTGTCCATTTGGTAAGATTATAACAAGtaatttcttaattaataaaGGATTTTACCTATTTAAAGCGTTCTAAATGAATATTATCAAAATGAGCATGCAGCCTTAATATCACAGCTTGGGAATTTATGCTATGTTTTGGATTCCTAACTTCCTCCAGGTACAACATTTACTATGCTGAtggacttaattaattaattaattatacacacacacacacacacacacacactaatGATGGGTTTCCTTCCCCACTGTTTAGTGTGCGAGTTTCAAATGAACTGGGAAGAGGGGATGCTAAAGCTGCAAAATTTTCTgttaaagtcatcttcttcacttCACTGTGCATTGGAGTCTTCTTTTTCGTAGTATGTTTAGCATTTGATAGACAAATTGCTAAATTGTTCACTAATGAAAAAGAAGTCATTCATGCTGTGTTCAATCTCTCTCCCCTACTTGCCTTCTCCGTTTTGCTTAATAGCTTTCAGTCAGTGCTTACAGGTGTATAAAAGTTGAAAACACTTAGATCTATTATTTGCTTGAAGCTTCTAATCTTTTATCGCTAGCATGCAAATCAATTTTTGAATTCAGGGGTGGCAGTAGGCGCAGGTAGACAGAGTATGGTTGCATACATTAACATCAGCAGCTATTACATTTTTGGGGTGCCAGTTGGACTTATTCTTGGATATGTGGCTCATCTGGAAACTAAGGtaagaaattttaatttcttgtaagaGTGATGAATTTAAATTGTAATTgttgaagagatttctttcatTCATTTTGTAGGGTATATGGATTGGGATGATAATTGGAGTTGTAATGCAAGTTACGGTACTTGGCTACATTACGTCAAGAACCAATTGGGATGAACAGGTAAAAAAATATCATCTTTTATGCTTCACTTGGGTAACCATGAAAATAATTATAGGTGTCAACTTGATTCCCCAACTCAACTTGCCCATTCAATCCGAACTCATCCAACACAAAGTAATTTATAATTCATTttgatttgtataaaatttgaagCAAAATGAATTCAGTTgggaaaataattttataaaattaaagaacgctaaatttaaattcaactctacaaaataaatttattatctagagaaaaataattaaaataccaATTATGTAATGCCACAATTTGACTACATAGTTTTGTCACTCATTCTCGAACTACCATCATATTGAGGGAGTCCAACTCTTATACCACTTTTAATGCTCCAATTCAACTGTATAATTCTGTTTTGATTTAGTATACCACTTATAATGCTTTAGCCCAATTAAAATTAATGAACTTAAATGATACAACCACCTAAAGTTGAGAGACTATATATGAATGAGATTAAGCCATCAGATCATGAATGCATCTACTGTTTTTCATTGACTgccattatattaaaaaaaaaaaaaaatcctttatgTAGGTGACAAAGGCATCGGAACGTCTTGATAATTGGTTCTTAAGGCCTTCAGAAGAATCAAGTGCCGAAAATGCCATAGAAGAAAGATTGAATGGCTAGTTACTATCATgaaatgattaattttaaattaattacattttgTATCgtgaattaaaattttcaatctcATTGCAATATTCAAAATAATCTAAATCCAAATGATTAGAATTTGATTCATAAAATGTTGTGAAGCAAATTATTTAGCCATGAAAGATTTATCAAGAGCCTTTGACTTCGCTGTTTTTATATAAATGGCTTGTTGGGTTGTTATGACTATTTGTTGTGAACCTTTGGGATATCTGGTTTGTTGGTATTGCTCAGGCTGACACCATGTATATATAATGCTACTAAAAGTTCCTGGGTCTGATCCTAATGCCACGAAAACCTACAATAAAGAGAAAAAATGAGGTGAGTAGCCTTCTAGAAAGTTACTTAGATGTTTAAGTCAAAGAACTAGATACGAGAATATGGGGAAAATTGTAATGAGATCTTGAAAATAAAAATATGCGTACTTAATTTTTGATTACTTGGTTAGTATTTATTAGCTTTTTAGAAACGTAATCTTGGCTGATGTGCCGAGATCGTCTCCATGAAATCCCTTCTTGCTTCATTATTGGCGTGATTATTGCTCAATACATGAGATAAGGTCTTGCTTAATTACTAGCATAATTATTGCTCGGTATATCTTTTGCTCGCCTTTTGGGCGATCAAAGGTATTTTGTTCGATCTTATTTTAATCCATGGTGCTTTGTTTGGCTTACTTAATTTTTTGACCATCTAAAATAGTGTTTGACCTTTCTAGTTGTCACGTTAAATATTTGTATAGAATTTGGACTATTTAACTTAGATTTTGGGTGAGTaatatcacacacacacacacacatatatataaaagcCCCCCAAAATAATTTCCATTATTTTATCATCATATATGTATTTCTTATCTTACGTACAAGAAATTTTTAAGGCACTGTCATTCTTAAATTTTGTTTTAGcttaattacattatattatgATGTTTTATCATAATATAGCATGATTGAATGGCTAGTTACAATCATGAAatgattaatttaaattaattacattttgTATCGCCTTCAGAAGAATCAAGTGCCGAGAATGCCACACAAGAAAGATTGAATGGCTAGTTACTATcatgaaataattaattttaaattaattacattttgTATCATGAATTAAAACTTTCATTCTCATTGTAATATTCAAAATAATCTAAATCCAAATGATTAGAATTCGATTCATAAAATGTTGTGAAGCAGATTATTTAGCCATGAAAGATTTATTGAGAGCCTTTTGACTTCACTGTTTTTATATAAACGGCTTGTTGGGTTGTTATGATTTGTTGTGAACCTTTGCAATACCTGGTTTGTTGTTATTGTTCAGCCTGACACCATGATTATATATACAATGCCACCAAAATGTCTGACAAGTTATTTTCACACAGACATGCACATtcaatttgaaatcgaaattaaattaaattgtctttAAAAAAATGAGTGATTTTCTTAACTACCATGAATCCTATACTACATCTCATAAACTTAAAATCCATAACCCTAATTGTTATAAGAATGTTGTTTAGTTGACTTGTACCTATTTGAACAACCTCAATTAATTCTATCTTTCTTTGATAAGAATCAATACTATCTTTATAAGTTCCCCCTTCATATTGAAATAggttaaatttttagttt
It encodes:
- the LOC110636900 gene encoding protein DETOXIFICATION 24 isoform X4, with protein sequence MEGWISCYVSKSNTIWNVCGNTSFHWTCWGTTTCRLCTHPNHYHSICKWDIGKIFRLLGEEEEISKTAGYISLWFIPIPYFFSLAITIQQYLQTQLKNMIVGWLSAYSFVLHVLLSWIFVSRLNWGIPGAMSAMNISSWLVVIGELVYVFGGWCPDTWRGFTLAAFTNPIPVIKLSISSGVMLCLELWYNAALVLFAGYMKNATTQVSALSICLNITAWEFMLCFGFLTSSSVRVSNELGRGDAKAAKFSVKVIFFTSLCIGVFFFVVCLAFDRQIAKLFTNEKEVIHAVFNLSPLLAFSVLLNSFQSVLTGVAVGAGRQSMVAYINISSYYIFGVPVGLILGYVAHLETKGIWIGMIIGVVMQVTVLGYITSRTNWDEQVTKASERLDNWFLRPSEESSAENAIEERLNG
- the LOC110636900 gene encoding protein DETOXIFICATION 24 isoform X1; the encoded protein is MEERLLGSEEKDSNDLKGRILVENKKIWKVGFPAMLARVTQFGMFVVTQAFIGHVGELQLAGYALIQIITIRFANGILLGMSSATETLCGQAFGARQYHMMGIYLQRSCIINLITATILLPVFIFSGKIFRLLGEEEEISKTAGYISLWFIPIPYFFSLAITIQQYLQTQLKNMIVGWLSAYSFVLHVLLSWIFVSRLNWGIPGAMSAMNISSWLVVIGELVYVFGGWCPDTWRGFTLAAFTNPIPVIKLSISSGVMLCLELWYNAALVLFAGYMKNATTQVSALSICLNITAWEFMLCFGFLTSSSVRVSNELGRGDAKAAKFSVKVIFFTSLCIGVFFFVVCLAFDRQIAKLFTNEKEVIHAVFNLSPLLAFSVLLNSFQSVLTGVAVGAGRQSMVAYINISSYYIFGVPVGLILGYVAHLETKGIWIGMIIGVVMQVTVLGYITSRTNWDEQVTKASERLDNWFLRPSEESSAENAIEERLNG
- the LOC110636900 gene encoding protein DETOXIFICATION 24 isoform X3 codes for the protein MEERLLGSEEKDSNDLKGRILVENKKIWKVGFPAMLARVTQFGMFVVTQAFIGHVGELQLAGYALIQIITIRFANGILLGMSSATETLCGQAFGARQYHMMGIYLQRSCIINLITATILLPVFIFSGKIFRLLGEEEEISKTAGYISLWFIPIPYFFSLAITIQQYLQTQLKNMIVGWLSAYSFVLHVLLSWIFVSRLNWGIPGAMSAMNISSWLVVIGELVYVFGGWCPDTWRGFTLAAFTNPIPVIKLSISSGVMLCVRVSNELGRGDAKAAKFSVKVIFFTSLCIGVFFFVVCLAFDRQIAKLFTNEKEVIHAVFNLSPLLAFSVLLNSFQSVLTGVAVGAGRQSMVAYINISSYYIFGVPVGLILGYVAHLETKGIWIGMIIGVVMQVTVLGYITSRTNWDEQVTKASERLDNWFLRPSEESSAENAIEERLNG
- the LOC110636900 gene encoding protein DETOXIFICATION 24 isoform X2 codes for the protein MEERLLGSEEKDSNDLKGRILVENKKIWKVGFPAMLARVTQFGMFVVTQAFIGHVGELQLAGYALIQIITIRFANGILLGMSSATETLCGQAFGARQYHMMGIYLQRSCIINLITATILLPVFIFSGKIFRLLGEEEEISKTAGYISLWFIPIPYFFSLAITIQQYLQTQLKNMIVGWLSAYSFVLHVLLSWIFVSRLNWGIPGAMSAMNISSWLVVIGELVYVFGGWCPDTWRGFTLAAFTNPIPVIKLSISSGVMLCLELWYNAALVLFAGYMKNATTQVSALSICLNITAWEFMLCFGFLTSSSVRVSNELGRGDAKAAKFSVKVIFFTSLFQSVLTGVAVGAGRQSMVAYINISSYYIFGVPVGLILGYVAHLETKGIWIGMIIGVVMQVTVLGYITSRTNWDEQVTKASERLDNWFLRPSEESSAENAIEERLNG